One genomic segment of Erythrolamprus reginae isolate rEryReg1 chromosome 2, rEryReg1.hap1, whole genome shotgun sequence includes these proteins:
- the LOC139162869 gene encoding zinc finger protein 107-like: protein MLMAHRAQKRRKARRRWRRHLSVIQDSREDLWRSSGDQVKAGRSFLSLGDQRRSRKRSRGLPKDKGQDQGTSGGDKMESPVFTEPSPSMGGSGRAAGFLTEGPVSFDEVAIHFNNQEWLLLDPSQKALYEEVMMETSGMVASLASDMQKKEIDQQPNLVPLQTIETEIPEETSTNQWGGKKHEKKQNWREKSILDCVEMDRDSKKNMGKYQYRKRFKANPKVSNRCKPGKSSNRYDLRSHKMNQAREKPYNSVSCGKSIVRKGHLTSHQKIHKYVDCGKRFSLESSLTSHKRIYSAEKPFKCRECGKSFKSSGQLICHRRIHSGGNPYKCETCGQRFTTKYSLTSHERVHTKEKPYKCMECGKSFSFKSDLGCHKRIHTGEKPYKCMECGKSFRTNSDLSRHKRIHTGEKPYKCLDCGKVFNTNGILLSHKRIHTGEKPYKCLDCGKSFSANGALSRHKRIHTGEKPYKCLDCGKVFNTNSHLHSHKRVHTGEKPYKCMECGKSFSGNSALSRHKRIHTGEKPYKCLDCGKGFNTNGSLASHKKVHTGEKPYQCMECGKSFRRNSDLSCHKRIHTGEKSYKCLDCGKGFSRSNALLSHKRVHTGEKPYKCMECGKSFRAISALSCHKLIHTGEKPYKCLDCGKVFSQRGSLVSHKRIHTGEKPYKCMECGKSFRENSALSSHKRFHTGAKLYKCLDCGKGFSRSSNLLSHKRIHTGEKPYKCTECGKSFSENSTLSSHKRIHTGEKPYHCTECGKSFSFKSSLTSHKRIHTGAKPYKCMECGKSFRGNSALSSHKLIHTGEKPYKCLDCGKVFNTNGSLASHKRIHTGEKPYQCTECGKSFSFKSALTSHKRIHTGAKPYKCLDCGKVFSQSGGLVSHKRIHTGEKPYECTECGKSFSVKSALISHERIHTGEKPYECTECGKSFKGKSSLNIHKVIHTGEKPYKCLDCGRGFNQRVTLLFHKRIHTGEKPYECTVCGKSFSFKTSLTSHKRMHTGEKPYKCQDCGKDFRAHSGLATHKMTHTGERSYECLECEKSYKTSSSLDRHKQVHTGEKPYTCLECGRSFTMKTSLASHEKIHRGEKPYKCMECGKSFHRSSELNSHNMKHTGEKPYKRTECGKTFTASRILTSHKRIHTAEKP from the exons ATTCAAGATTCCCGGGAGGATCTGTGGAGATCCAGCGGAGACCAGGTGAAAGCAGGGAGATCCTTTCTGAGCCTGGGAGACCAGAGGAGAAGCAGGAAGAGATCCAG AGGGCTCCCCAAGGATAAAGGTCAAGATCAGGGCACCTCAGGAG gGGACAAAATGGAGTCACCGGTGTTCACTGAACCATCTCCTTCTATGGGTGGAAGTGGAAGGGCTGCTGGATTCCTGACTGAG ggTCCTGTGTCCTTTGACGAGGTGGCTATCCATTTCAACAATCAAGAGTGGTTGCTGCTTGACCCCAGCCAGAAAGCCCTGTATGAAGAAGTCATGATGGAAACATCTGGGATGGTGGCTTCCTTAG CATCTGATATGCAGAAGAAAGAAATCGACCAACAGCCAAATTTAGTGCCATTGCAAACAATCGAAACTGAAATTCCTGAGGAGACCTCTACAAATCAATGGGGAGGGAAGAAACATGAAAAGAAGCAAAATTGGAGAGAAAAATCTATTCTTGACTGTGTGGAAATGGATCGTGATTCCAAAAAAAATATGGGGAAATATCAATATAGAAAAAGATTCAAAGCAAATCCCAAAGTTAGTAACCGTTGCAAACCTGGAAAAAGCTCCAACCGTTATGATCTTCGTTCACATAAAATGAACCAGGCAAGGGAGAAGCCCTACAACAGTGTGAGCTGTGGAAAAAGCATTGTGAGAAAAGGTCATTTAACTTCTCATCAAAAGATCCATAAGTAtgtggattgtgggaaaaggttcagcCTGGAGAGTTcccttacttcccataaaaggatatATTCTGCAGAAAAACCCTTTAAATGCCgagaatgtggaaagagcttcaaaaGTAGTGGTCAGCTGATCTGCCATAGGAGGATCCATTCGGGGGGAAATCCTTATAAATGTGAGACTTGTGGACAAAGGTTCACTACAAAGTATTCCCTTACATCCCATGAAAGGGTTCATACAAaagaaaaaccctataaatgcatggagtgtgggaagagcttcagtTTCAAGAGTGATCTTGGTTGTCACAaacggatccacacaggagaaaaaccctataaatgcatggagtgtgggaagagcttcaggACAAACAGTGATCTTAGTCGTCACAaacggatccacacaggagaaaaaccctataaatgcctaGACTGTGGGAAGGTCTTCAATACTAACGGTATCCTTCTTTCCCATAaacggatccacacaggagaaaaaccctataaatgcctgGACTGTGGGAAGAGCTTCAGTGCAAATGGTGCTCTTAGTCGACACAaacggatccacacaggagaaaaaccctataaatgcctaGACTGTGGGAAGGTGTTCAACACTAACAGTCACCTTCATTCCCATAAACgggtccacacaggagaaaaaccctataaatgcatggagtgtgggaagagcttcagtGGAAACAGTGCTCTTAGTCGACACAaacggatccacacaggagaaaaaccctataaatgcttAGACTGTGGGAAAGGCTTCAACACTAACGGTAGCCTTGCTTCCCATAAAAaggtccacacaggagaaaaaccttatcaatgcatggagtgtggaaagagcttcaggagAAACAGTGATCTTAGTTGTCACAaacggatccacacaggagaaaaatccTATAAATGCCTAGACTGTGGGAAGGGCTTCAGCCGAAGCAATGCTCTTCTTTCCCATAAAAgggtccacacaggagaaaaaccctataaatgcatggagtgtgggaagagcttcaggGCAATCAGTGCTCTTAGTTGTCACAAactgatccacacaggagaaaaaccctataaatgcctaGACTGTGGGAAGGTCTTCAGCCAAAGAGGAAGCCTTGTTTCCCATAaacggatccacacaggagaaaaaccctataaatgcatggagtgtgggaagagcttcaggGAAAACAGTGCTCTTAGTAGTCACAAACGGTTCCACACAGGGGCAAAACTCTATAAATGCCTAGACTGTGGGAAGGGCTTCAGCCGAAGCAGTAATCttctttcccataaaaggatccacacaggagaaaaaccctataaatgcacggagtgtggaaagagcttcagcgaAAACAGTACTCTTAGTAGTCACAaacggatccacacaggagaaaaaccctatcactgcacggagtgtgggaagagcttcagtTTCAAGAGTTCTCTTACTTCTCATAAACGGATCCACACAGGGGcaaaaccctataaatgcatggagtgtgggaagagcttcaggGGAAACAGTGCTCTTAGTAGTCACAAACTGATCCACACAGGCGAAAAACCCTACAAATGCCTAGACTGTGGGAAGGTCTTCAATACTAACGGTAGCCTTGCTTCCCATAaacggatccacacaggagaaaaaccctatcaatgcacggagtgtgggaagagcttcagtTTTAAGAGTGCTCTTACTTCTCATAAACGGATCCACACAGGGGcaaaaccctataaatgcctaGACTGTGGGAAGGTCTTCAGCCAAAGCGGAGGCCTTGTTTCCCATAaacggatccacacaggagaaaaaccctatgaatgcacagagtgtggaaagagcttcagtgtAAAGAGTGCTCTTATTTCTCATGaacggatccacacaggagaaaaaccctatgaatgcacagagtgtgggaagagcttcaagGGAAAGAGTTCTCTTAATATTCATAAagtgatccacacaggagaaaaaccctataaatgcctaGACTGTGGGAGGGGCTTCAACCAAAGAGTTACTCTTCTTttccataaaaggatccacacaggagaaaaaccctatgaATGCACagtgtgtggaaagagcttcagtttCAAGACTTCTCTTACTTCTCATAAACGGATgcacactggagaaaaaccctataaatgccaAGACTGTGGGAAGGACTTCAGGGCACACAGTGGTCTTGCAACCCATAAAATGACCCACACAGGAGAAAGATCCTATGAATGCCTGGAGTGTGAAAAGAGCTATAAAACGAGCAGTAGCCTGGACCGCCATAAACAGgtccacactggagagaaaccctatacatgcctggagtgtggaagaAGCTTTACTATGAAGACTTCCCTTGCTTCTCACGAGAAGATCCAcagaggagagaaaccctataaatgtatggagtgtgggaagagcttccaTCGAAGCAGTGAACTTAATTCTCATAACATGAAacatacaggagaaaaaccttacaagcgcacagagtgtggaaagactttCACTGCCAGTAGGATTCtgacttcccataaaaggatccacacagctGAGAAACCCTAA